A genome region from Penaeus chinensis breed Huanghai No. 1 chromosome 22, ASM1920278v2, whole genome shotgun sequence includes the following:
- the LOC125037144 gene encoding regucalcin-like — protein MYEYQTGVQTAGVTVEQLDFPPLVLGEGPYWIESLQALMLADVYSNILRRRFFPSGRHQVLHLDSTGDPLDVITAAIPVEGERDVFVGVEGKHISFLHWAPYDPDDHNTTSAIIHTTKDFAFNDAKCDPQGRLWAGTTVPLDENVQVTEANASGLYRMDSKLEVTKWATVSLSNGLAWSLDRKNFYYVDSHTRTVDVFDYDDESGAISNRRVILDFNKAGLRDQFPDGMAIDVDGNLWVASFGGHQVICVDPRTGRILRRVAIPAKNVSSVCWGGPDYATLFVTSGTLGMKPEEIRANSLSGGTFAVTGLGTKGLPAAQFRVNFLQLQAQQQVAVGRKQG, from the exons ATGTACGAGTATCAGACAGG TGTCCAAACGGCGGGGGTGACGGTGGAGCAGCTGGACTTCCCGCCCTTGGTGCTGGGCGAGGGACCCTACTGGATCGAGAGCCTCCAGGCCCTCATGCTCGCCGACGTCTACAGCAACATCCTCAGGAGGCGCTTCTTCCCCTCTGGCAGACACCAGGTCCTCCACCTTG ACTCCACTGGCGACCCCCTGGACGTGATAACGGCTGCGATCCCAGTGGAAGGCGAACGGGATGTGTTCGTGGGCGTGGAAGGGAAACATATCTCGTTCCTGCATTGGGCGCCCTATGATCCCGACGACCACAATACGACCTCGGCGATCATCCACACGACTAAGGACTTTGCCTTCAACGACGCCAAGTGCGACCCTCAAGGCAGACTCTGGGCAG GCACGACAGTACCTTTGGACGAAAATGTACAGGTGACGGAGGCCAACGCTTCGGGTCTGTACAGGATGGACAGCAAGCTTGAAGTCACTAAGTGGGCTACA GTGTCCCTGTCAAACGGCCTGGCCTGGAGTCTGGACCGGAAGAACTTCTATTACGTGGACTCTCACACACGCACCGTCGACGTGTTCGACTACGACGATGAGTCCGGAGCCATCA GCAACCGCCGCGTCATCTTGGACTTCAACAAGGCCGGCCTGAGGGACCAGTTCCCGGATGGAATGGCGATCGACGTCGACGGGAACCTCTGGGTGGCGTCCTTCGGTGGACACCAG GTCATCTGCGTCGACCCCCGCACCGGCAGGATCCTCCGCCGGGTCGCCATCCCTGCCAAGAACGTGAGCTCGGTGTGCTGGGGGGGACCCGACTACGCCACCCTCTTCGTGACCTCCGGCACCCTCGGGATGAAACCGGAGGAGATCAGGGCCAACTCTCTCTCGGGAGGAACCTTTGCCGTGACGGGTCTTGGCACCAAAGGCCTCCCCGCTGCGCAGTTCAGGGTCAACTTCCTGCAGTTGCAAGCGCAGCAGCAGGTGGCCGTGGGAAGGAAACAGGGGTAG